CCCAGCCGCTGACGAAGGTAGTCGAGAAGTTACTATCGTTAGCGAGGCCGCTGGTTGGCGTAAAGCCTTGCACGATGATCGAGCTCTCAGGTAGCCAGTCGTCTTGTTCGTTGAGATAAAACTTGGCTCCGTATAGTATTTTGCTCTCGCGCTCGAGCCCGACCTCTTCTTCGTCAGGGCTTTCCGATACGTTTCCTGAAATCGGATTAGCTGCTCCACCCACTTCGTAATTCCAGCCGACACGAAGCTCGATGTTATCAGTAAGGCCGAAACGTGTGACGATCTCAGGGAAGCTATGCGTTTCTGGAACGCCGCGATTGTCGACGAATGAATACGCGGACTCGACGACGGTTCGGTGGTAGCCAACCACGGTCGTAGCTGGCGTAAACGAATCGCGGTCGGTCTCAATTTCGTCCGTTTCTCCCCCTTCTTCAAACGCGTCGTCTGAGATTCCACCGAACGGGAAGAACTGCGCAGATGCCAGGCTGGGCATGCCAAGCAGACAGAACAGGACGATACCTGTGATTCGTTGATAATGCGACATCGTTCTATACTTCGTGGAAAACGCGCGATCATGAGTATAGAAGTCAGTTTCGACCCACCTAGGTTAGTGCGTGAGTCGAATTGTTATCGGGCGCAAAGTCGCCGTAATCGAAGCGACAAAAGAACGTGATGCTAGCACTTGAACTTAAAACGGGATTAGATAATACATCCACGCTTTGATGCGAACGGTGACTTTACTGATGACGTGAAACGGCGAACCGGTCTTAGTGTAGACGGTGCACATGCCCGCGGTACCCATCGGGATAGATTGCATGAGGCTTTCGTCTTCCAGCTTGATCTTCACGGCAAATTTACCACTGGAGTGAATTGCGTCGGGGGTGGTCAGCACGCCGCTAGTGACAAATTGGCCTTCGCCGGTGGCGGGGATGATTGAATCGACCTTTCCTTTCAGGACTTGACCGGGATAGGCTTTCAAGGCGAATTCCACTGCGTCACCCGGCTGAATATTCTTGGTCACATTCTGGCTGAAGACCGCTACGATATCGACGGTCGACGTATCGATAAACGTTCCCATAGGTGCCAGGGGAAGAGGAACCGCCATCGCGCCTTCGCGTACCTGCCAATTGGTAACGAAGCCATCCGCGGGGGCATAGACGGTGCACTGGCTAAGATCGAACTTTGATTTGTCGAGGTTGGCTTGTGCCAGGTCGACGTTCTGCTTGGCGATTTCGAGGGCGACTACCGCTTCGTCCTGGGTTGCTTTCGATTTCGCGACGGTGGCCTGAGCGGCATCGTAACGATCGGTGAGCTGAATGATCTGAATCTTACTCACGGCCCCAGGGGACTTTTCGTTCGTTTCATTCTTCGCATCGAGTTCTGACTTAGTGGCTGCCGCGTTTGCTACCGCCTCGGTGACGGTGGCTTCCGCAACTTTGATGGCGGCCTCCGATTGAGTAACCGTTTGTTGAGCCGCGCCCAGGGTGGCTTCGTTTTGGCGAACGGCGATCTCGTAAAGATCCTTTTGGATCTCGAACAAGATATCTTTGCCCTTTTTAAGTGGTTTGTTCGGCTTGGCATTCAGGCTGACAATCGGCCCTTTGACTTGGGGGACGATCTGAATCGTGTAACGCGACACGACAAGTTGGCCCGATGTTGGCGCCGAGAATTGCCACAGAATGACAATCGCACTCACGGCGACAAACCCAATTACGGTTGCCACGGCCAAGTTAATCGGATTCGGCTTGACCTTGAGCTTGATATAAAAAAGCCAGATTCCGAACGTGTAGAGGATGACAAACAACGCGATCATGGCGGCACCTTTTTGCGGAGAGCGATTCTCTAGGCGGATTGGGCAAGCTGGCTTTTCAAGGCAGCAACTTCCGCCTGAAGATCGGCGATCTGTTGTTGGAGCGAATCGTTCTGTTGGGAGGCGGCTTCTTGCGAATTCGTGCCGCATGGCATCAGTGCCCAGACGAAAGCCACCGCCCAGCCAAGTCCGCCGAAAAGCAAGCCCAGCCAACTGGCCGCCGCGATCGCTGACGCATGTGGATGATTTCGCTTTTGGGCGATGCTGCCTGGGAGCGAGCCGATCGCCACAATCGCCGAGACAATCACGGCGAATAAGACCGTTATTACAAACCAGGCGAACAGCGTAGCGAAATCAATCATGGGATCGGCCTTCCTATAAAAACAAGCAGGACGCCAACCAAAGTTTGGGGCGACCTGCTTGATTTGAAACGAGATTGAGCGCTAGATCAACAGAGCATGTTGTCCGGCATGTTGTCACCGACAACATGCATCTGTGATGCAATCGTCTATTTCCCAGAAGCAGCGTCTTCGATCTGCTTCTGAATTTTCTCGAGGTTGAATGAACCAGGCGTTTGACTTGGCGGATAGTCGGCCATCGTCTTCAGGAACTTACCAGCAACTTGTTGCATTGGCACCAAGACGTAGGCTCGTTCCAGGAACCAGTCATCGTAAGTGTTCGAGTTATGCTGGGCTTTCTCAAATGGATCGCGACGCAAGTTGAACAGCAGCGGAACACGCAGTTCGGTAAAAGGTTCACGCCAGACCCCGAAAGCCTGACCGCGGTTTTCCAGAAACACACCCTTCCATTGATCGAGTCGTAAAGCAACAACCTGCCCGTCATCATTGACGTAGAAGAATTCCTTCCGAGGAGATTTATCGGTCTTGCCCATGAAGTAATCCAGCATGTTGTAACCGTCTGGGTGATTGCGATACTTGCGGCCGTTCAGCTCCACCCCTTCCATCAATTTTTCTTTGATGTCGGGAGCGCCGGCGGCAGCGGCGAAGGTCATCATCCAGTCTTCGTGAGCCACGATGCCGTTCAGTGTTTTACCGGCAGGGAACTTGCCTGGCCAACGAACGAAAGCAGGCACGCGGTAAGCACCTTCCCAGTTCGAGTTCTTCTCGCTGCGGAACGGCGTGGTACCAGCGTCGGGCCACGTGTTGTAGTGCGGACCGTTGTCGGTCGAGTAGAAGACAATGGTATTGTCCGAGATCTTTAACTCATCAACCAAGTCTAGCAGCTCGCCGACCATCATGTCGTGTTCGACCATGCCGTCATGGTATTCGTCACCGGAAGGGCCTGAGATACCTTTGTGCTCTTCCTTGACGTGCGTGCGGAAGTGCATGCGTGTCGCATTCCACCAGCAGAAAAACGGCTTATCGGCTTTCACTTGACGCTGGATGAAGTCCTTAGCTGCCGCGTTGGTTTCTTCATCGATCGTTTCCATCCGCTTCTTGGTCAGAGGCCCCGTGTTTTCGATCGACTGCGTACCGTCGCCGTTGGCTTTGCACTTCAGCACACCGCGCGGCCCATATTGTTCCCGGAAAGTCTTGCCGCTCGGCAGGACAAGGTCGTTGGGGTAATCGCGATTCTCAGGTTCTTCTTCCGCATTTAAGTGATAGAGATTACCGAAGAACTCATCGAAGCCGTGCATGGTGGGCAAGTGTTCGTCGAGATCACCGAAATGATTCTTGCCGAACTGACCAGTCGCGTAACCTTGGCTCTTAAGGATCGTCGCGATCGTCACGTCCGTCTTCTGCCAACCTTCTTTGGCCCCGGGTAGACCAACCTTGGTCATCCCCGTGCGTACGGGAACGGTGCCGCCCATGAATGCGGCACGACCAGCCGTGCAGCTTTGTTGACCGTAGTAGTCGGTGAAGTAAAGGCCTTCGCGAGCGATCCGATCAATATTAGGCGTTTGATAACCCATCATCCCACGGCTGACATGACTGACATTCCAAAGTCCGATGTCATCACCCCAGATAACTAGGATGTTGGGTTGTTCGGCAGCTTGGGCGAAGGTCGTAGTGACCAACGCGCATAGCACTGCGAAAAAGGTCCGTGGCAAATTCATTGCGAGCCTCTCAATGGTGGTTTAAGCGAGCGATGGGTTGAGACAATTTCAATTGCGATAATTCGATTGGGAGTTGCGCTACGATAAGTAAAGAAAGAAGAGTAAGGTCAATCATGACCGCTTCGCCAGGGCATTCCTTGAACTGGAGTCGCCGCGCAGTCCTGCGCGAAGCATAACGTAAATATCGTGAATCGAAGGACCAACTGCAATGAACTTCTCAAGAAATACACAAATGAGGAAAAATGTATTTCATTGATGCGGATTGCAATCTACGCATCACTTCGGTTCTAAGGCGAAGAAGTGCAAGTAGTTCATTGAAAGAGGGGCGTATCAAGAGGTTTTTATGAGATTGTAATGTTTTTGCTCTATACGTGGACTGTGAACGAGAATTGCTTGCCGTGAAGCTTTGACTAAGAATTCTCTTCCTCATGGCGAGCAACGATCACGCGTCCTTGATAGGTCACTTCGAACCCCCGCGCGAAGGCCATCTCGGGCAGCGCCAGGATTCGTTCCATCAGCAAATGGACGCGTTCGTCTGAGAAGTCGTTGTGATGACGGAACTCGATATGCCCGGGCTTCACGATTCCAGCAATCGCATTCCCCTTGGAATCTGGCACGTAGTGAATGTCCTCCTCGCTGATCTCTTCGTGTTCCGTTTCACGAGGGAAGAGGATTAATCCATGGTCGTTCACGGTGATTTTGAAGAGATAACTCTTTTCGTGAAGTAAGGGCTTGATGGACTCGCGGCCGAAAACGTGCATGGTGTTTCCTCTGAGTGTGGCAGTGGTTGCTTCAAATCGATGATATGCGGAAATTAAGACGCGAATCTAGTCGATTGCTACACTGAAAACAGGTTCAGGTGACTTGTCGAAAGGGTACCATCCATGGCCGATCTGAAATCTCCCACGTTGATTTACCTGAAGGGAGTTCTTTTCCTTGTCTTGGGACTGATCGCGGCAGGCATGCTGTTAGCAATGGTCGGTAACTTGCAGATTGCCTTGTTACTGGGAATCGCCATTTGGGCATTCTGCCGAGCGTACTACTTTGCCTTCTATGTCATTCAGCACTACGTCGACCCACGATACAAATTCGCAGGCCTCGGCGCCTTCTTGGTTTATCTGTGGACCAAGCGTCTTCCTCGCTCTGACTAGACTCTTGTCTCATTTGTCGGAGTGGCTAAGGAGACCAGGTAACAATTGCGTTCGCTGCTCGATTATTCTAAACGTACTGCTGCGGGCCTATCTCTAGCAAGCGATCCATGACGTCCTTCTTGGACAAATCGTGGCTGCCGAGTGCTCCGATTACCTTTGCTACTTCCCACCGTCTAACCGGCTTAGGAAGCCGTTCGGCGAATGCGATGTACCAATAATTGTGAATAGATCGGCCTCGGGATGTACAATACTCCGATGCGGCCTTCGACGATCTTTAATCGCCAGTAGATACCTGGGGCGTGTACGAAGTCGCTTTTCCGCAGTCAGGCGAAGTGCAGTCGTCCTAATTC
The genomic region above belongs to Blastopirellula marina and contains:
- a CDS encoding transporter, which gives rise to MSHYQRITGIVLFCLLGMPSLASAQFFPFGGISDDAFEEGGETDEIETDRDSFTPATTVVGYHRTVVESAYSFVDNRGVPETHSFPEIVTRFGLTDNIELRVGWNYEVGGAANPISGNVSESPDEEEVGLERESKILYGAKFYLNEQDDWLPESSIIVQGFTPTSGLANDSNFSTTFVSGWVYENGWTWDSALRFSTGSLDEDHFNIWAPSTVLKIPVGERYKAHVEYFGIFTEGRESDSVQHFFSPGIHYLLTPDLEIGVRVGWGLNDQSPNFFTNFGGGVRF
- a CDS encoding HlyD family secretion protein, encoding MIALFVILYTFGIWLFYIKLKVKPNPINLAVATVIGFVAVSAIVILWQFSAPTSGQLVVSRYTIQIVPQVKGPIVSLNAKPNKPLKKGKDILFEIQKDLYEIAVRQNEATLGAAQQTVTQSEAAIKVAEATVTEAVANAAATKSELDAKNETNEKSPGAVSKIQIIQLTDRYDAAQATVAKSKATQDEAVVALEIAKQNVDLAQANLDKSKFDLSQCTVYAPADGFVTNWQVREGAMAVPLPLAPMGTFIDTSTVDIVAVFSQNVTKNIQPGDAVEFALKAYPGQVLKGKVDSIIPATGEGQFVTSGVLTTPDAIHSSGKFAVKIKLEDESLMQSIPMGTAGMCTVYTKTGSPFHVISKVTVRIKAWMYYLIPF
- a CDS encoding DUF3302 domain-containing protein; this translates as MIDFATLFAWFVITVLFAVIVSAIVAIGSLPGSIAQKRNHPHASAIAAASWLGLLFGGLGWAVAFVWALMPCGTNSQEAASQQNDSLQQQIADLQAEVAALKSQLAQSA
- a CDS encoding arylsulfatase; amino-acid sequence: MNLPRTFFAVLCALVTTTFAQAAEQPNILVIWGDDIGLWNVSHVSRGMMGYQTPNIDRIAREGLYFTDYYGQQSCTAGRAAFMGGTVPVRTGMTKVGLPGAKEGWQKTDVTIATILKSQGYATGQFGKNHFGDLDEHLPTMHGFDEFFGNLYHLNAEEEPENRDYPNDLVLPSGKTFREQYGPRGVLKCKANGDGTQSIENTGPLTKKRMETIDEETNAAAKDFIQRQVKADKPFFCWWNATRMHFRTHVKEEHKGISGPSGDEYHDGMVEHDMMVGELLDLVDELKISDNTIVFYSTDNGPHYNTWPDAGTTPFRSEKNSNWEGAYRVPAFVRWPGKFPAGKTLNGIVAHEDWMMTFAAAAGAPDIKEKLMEGVELNGRKYRNHPDGYNMLDYFMGKTDKSPRKEFFYVNDDGQVVALRLDQWKGVFLENRGQAFGVWREPFTELRVPLLFNLRRDPFEKAQHNSNTYDDWFLERAYVLVPMQQVAGKFLKTMADYPPSQTPGSFNLEKIQKQIEDAASGK